TGTTTGTTTCATCCAGTTAAAATGTGgatctatttatttttgcataCCTCTTTTGagaataaagcttttttttcaagccggtttgttttgtaatttcacTTGTGCAATCTGTTACTTTTAATTCTCTTGTGTTCATCATTTAATGTGTAAATACATAAAAGCTCGCTGTCAACAAACAGCATGAAAATCACAATATCTTTCTTGGATTTTTACTGGAAATACATACAGAAGAAGCATTTTTGTGTGGCTTTATATCTTGTCTCTATCATGAAGCTTTCTTCTTCATGCAGATTGCTTGTTCTTGTTTATAGCAGACAGCCTGCGCCACTTTAAGATTCCAAGTCAGAGATACATATCGCAAGTCATCATTCTTTTTGCTGAAGGAAGCAATGTTGCTGACATTGCCATGTTGCATTAGAGTCACACCAAGAAAACAAGGGAACATAATCTAGGACATGCTGTCTGGAATCATCGGAAACAACTTCAGATAATCGACTCTGAGACAAAGAATTCCTTCTCAGACTGGCCAAAGCTCTCAAACAAATGGGATCCTAAACTCCCTAGCAGCAGAAAACCAATGCAGGCATACCTCGACTCCTGGCAGCACACCAGACAGTAGCGAGGGATTCAGAACATATGCTACAGCCTCCATCAAATAAACTCAGTAATTGaatgaaattaaaactgaaaatgacacatgagcaaatattttacacaaaaacaggGCATGACTCATGACTGATTAACCATGTTTTGGGTGTGACTTCACTGAAATGGATATCACTACTTCACATATGCAATGTGAAGTGGCCAGAGACTGCAAACACTGCAGTGCAGCATGCTGCCCGCTTTGTGTCAGCGAAATGAGTGTTGTGCTACCTTGGCCTCATGACTGCTtttgaggtgcccttgagcaaaaacatttacacTAATCTGATGTAGTGTCACTTGCTTCCCAGCAGTGACCACATGCAGACTGTTTGCACAGGAATACAATGTTCACCGCAGTGTGTTGTTGCTAAAAGAAATCATCTCCACTCACCGCCCTTGCAGATGGGACAACATTGATCCGGCTCGTACTCCGGATCCACACACTCTGTCTGAGGGCAGGCTGCCACAGAACACAACACCTCCCCGCTTGGCTCACATCGGCACTTCTCACATGGAGACACCTGGATAGCAGAGAAAAAATAGTAATTAACGCCCTTGTAAACATctcacacaccgacacacaaacacagtcttcTCTTAATTAATTTCTTGCTCTTTTTGTCTCAGTGTCTCTTTTTCCACTGTTCTGTCTCTCCACAGCTATCTgtctcttaaacacacacacagacacacagagaaaatataCTTCTGCCTGTCTGGCTTGTTTAAGACAGGGTGCATTCACTGTCACAATGCTACATCTACAGGGAAGTCCTATCCTCCTTGACTTCATTGCCAATGAACGCCTCATTTTAGGAGAGCCGAGTCGAGAATTGAACTTCACAATCCAATCAGGGGATGTGGAGAAATCAATAGGAAtgggaaacaaaagaaacatgcCTCCAGAGTTTAAAATGGCTCGGCTATCTAAGCGTTCCTGTACGTCTCGAAATAGAACAAATGTGGGACAAAGGCTGGGACTGATAGTATACAGTTTGAGTTACATCCAGCTCCTGCATTCTCCGTGAAAGGCTTCATTTAACAGCCGCTTGTGTAAAGCCGCACACCTTTAGTCTTAACAAGAGAGCAAAGGTTAATTCTACCAGCTCTGTTGCAGATTGCAGAGGCTTGCGCCTCCGCATGGCACTCCACCGTGAAAAATGGAGCGAGGCAGCACTTAGCACAATGCCCCAGAACTTAGcaatcaaccataaaaacctgCCTGTTGCTTAGTTTCAAAGCACCCCCTCCTCCACACCCCACCGCACAGCACAAAGGCTGACGTATGAGGCTTGTGAAAGTAGAGCTTTCTCTAGCTTTCTCTCAGCAGAGACCTGACATAGAGCTGTTGCTAACTCTGTGAgttagagtaaaaaaaaatcccatatTAGCCTTAACCTCCTGCTGAGATACTCACCAACATAAAGAGAGGCATTAGGCACTGGTAAATGCAGCGTCTCATAAGAGACGTAACAGCAAGATTGTGGTGCAATCCTGAGTCGAGCCTTTCAAAGAAGTGTCAGAAGCACTTCTTTGAAAACATTAAAGCTCACTGGTGtatctctgtgtctcttcacAAACTCCCACACGCAGCAGAGCGCTCTGCGGAGTTGTAACATTACTATAACTGTAATAACTGTAACTCTATCATGTGtatcaacaaactgaatatGGAAACACTGCTGAAGCTGCATTGCTAAATTCTGCCTCCGGTAATATTTTAGCGTTGTGTGAGAAAAAGACAAGTGCTGACCTTTGCCATTATAAATCTGCCTGTCTGCTTGCTTGCATGCTGCAAGGCAAGGTAACTAGTTTCTGTGTAGTGCCAGTTAAAAACTCCATTGAACATCAAGGAGTGTTCTGTCAGCACTTCTTTCAAGTTGGGGCATGTCAGAAATGAGTGAATGCATTTAATGGGCTCACCTTAAATTCTTCAAGCGAGGCGTAGATTTTGCCCCGAAACTCGCAGTAGTTCTTTTTCTCCTTGCACTGCGGGCAACATTGGCTAGTGTCCACTTTAATGCAGCGAGGGTGAACCTTGGGACATTCTGGCTTGGAACACAGAGGGCCCTCGTCTGTGCAGAGGCAAGGGCATGTTGAAGGGCCTGGGGTGAACTGCTCCCCGATGGCAAACACAAAGCCGCTCTCATCCATGCAGCCTTTACCCCTGTAGTCTGGGTAGGCGTACTCATCAATGGCATCCAGGGAGAGGGTGACATCACTGGTGGGCCCCTCATCTATTTGGTTCAGGCTGTTTTGCTCACTCCACAGCTCCTGGGACTTCCCGCCTTTAGATCCTCGTGTCTGGGAGCTGAGATTCGGCCTGGCACGGCTCACAGCAGTCCTGTTGGGGCCCAAGGCATTGatttcctcctgctgctgctgagcacCGTATCCTAGCGGCTCCTGTGAGGCCGGCTTGTCCTGATGTTTGTCCTCCCTGGCTTGGGTCAACACCTTTTCCAGACGTTCTCGGCTCGCTGGTAAGGTCGCTATAGGGCTACACTGAGCGCCGCTCATCAGGAACCCGAGAACAAAGAGAACTTCTGCTGTCATGGCAACGGAGTGCAGCATCTCTCCCCACCACCAGCGAGGTGGGAAAACACCTTGGCTCACATAACACACTTCACATCTCAGGTGTGAGCCAGTCCATCTGGAAAGAGAAAATTAAACTGGGGTTATGTGCTCagtattttgtcacttttatcCCAGGTGTGGGCTTTGTCTCATTAAGCCTTGAGAACAGTGCAAGAAATCCAGGCGAGTTCAGAGCACTGCTTCATCATGTCAAGCAAACATCCCACAGAGTGTCACACAAGTCTGTAAGATCAGTGAATTGGATCGTTGGGATAGGGAGTATTCATAGGGCTATGTTAGGAAATCGATACCACTTCGTACTGTAACACTTCCCTGCATCAATCGGTACAAGCAGTGACAGAGTAAGAGGAAAATGGCCAAAGAAGGACCCGAATCTAACACTCTTAagctcctgctcctcttccGGAACAAAGAATTGGGATCAAtgtctgctttttaaaattaatcacAGTCAACTGTACAAAAAGAGAAATTGATTTGAAAATAGAACATAATTCCAGTCTGGAAAGATGAATTTACTGTATCCGACAGAAGTAGTCGTATCAATTtaaagctgctgcagcttttgCAAAGAGCTGTAGGTGTATCAGAAACTTTCCTGTAAAAGAAGCGCACTAAATATCTTCAGTATCTTTAATAGTTCCGTTCTAATCACAAGCAATAGCACATCACTCTCTTTTCTAGTCTTCTGTGCTGTGAGGAGTGAATATACAGCAGCTCACGTCGAGTAACATCCAGGATCAACTGCAGACATTGCAGAGGCTGCACATTTTTGAAAAGCTGtagtgaatgtttttgtttttgtctcttgcTTAACTTGATTTACTGCGGCGTCTTGAAATTCAAATGCCTGCTATGATGCTGTGCTGCGTTCGGTGGCCTACTTCCATTCATTTCCTTCACACCAAATGTTCGGTGTCGTCACTGAGCTCCGTTTAACAGGCTGCAGCTGTGTTGACATTCACAGCTTATTTTGAGGAAAAAGGTGAGATTTCTCTGTATTGACTGACTTGACAATTAACTGTTAAGTCCTGTCTGCACTTGTTTAAGAATAGTTCATCGTATTGATTCATTTGTCAACCTCAATGAACACAGCTTATTTCCAACTGAGCGATTAGGGACCCTAAACAGGAGGTAAAGTTAGCAGGTGAGCATTAAATAAGCAGCAAACAAATATGTTTAGGTATGTGGTGatatagagaaagagaaaaggtaATGTTGGGACAAGCAGCCACATTTAATTCTATCCAACTCCAACTATGAAGCCAAAGTCTCTCTATATGTTTTAAGTCATGCATTTTGATATTCATGAATTCTGATCCATTCTGAGGGAAA
This genomic interval from Thunnus thynnus chromosome 14, fThuThy2.1, whole genome shotgun sequence contains the following:
- the vwc2 gene encoding brorin, producing MLHSVAMTAEVLFVLGFLMSGAQCSPIATLPASRERLEKVLTQAREDKHQDKPASQEPLGYGAQQQQEEINALGPNRTAVSRARPNLSSQTRGSKGGKSQELWSEQNSLNQIDEGPTSDVTLSLDAIDEYAYPDYRGKGCMDESGFVFAIGEQFTPGPSTCPCLCTDEGPLCSKPECPKVHPRCIKVDTSQCCPQCKEKKNYCEFRGKIYASLEEFKVSPCEKCRCEPSGEVLCSVAACPQTECVDPEYEPDQCCPICKGGPNCYADTAVIPAGREVKIDECTICYCTYEEGTWQIERQATCSKNECQRS